One Natrinema halophilum genomic window carries:
- a CDS encoding RNA ligase family protein yields MKDFPSIPHVTNAPDQLFDEGHLWLLEKVDGENFRFRLQQSGLITFGDRSRTYDDPDAVPDAYQHAVRHVRENLDRESLRRAVTDVEDVVFFGEAMHHHTIEYEWERTPSFLGFDVWSVDTAEFRPPDAVEAIFERLGLQPVNVFERERRPRDFDVDSYTVPRSNWYDGPAEGVVIRNKRGHRAKLLHPDYREVDETVSVDATAAELAAKYATRRRFEKLAAKLTDRGRPVTVESLYELALEDILREAHKQLHHSEGAAESETFRSEVAALTREFLEERNGESRSQAQDRSSR; encoded by the coding sequence ATGAAAGATTTTCCATCGATTCCACACGTTACGAACGCTCCCGACCAACTCTTCGACGAGGGGCACCTGTGGCTCCTCGAGAAAGTCGACGGCGAGAATTTCCGGTTCCGGCTCCAGCAGTCCGGTCTCATCACGTTCGGAGATCGCAGTCGCACGTACGACGATCCCGATGCCGTCCCAGACGCGTACCAGCACGCCGTCCGCCACGTCCGAGAAAATCTCGATCGTGAGTCGCTTCGACGCGCCGTCACCGACGTAGAGGACGTCGTCTTTTTCGGCGAGGCGATGCATCACCACACAATCGAGTACGAGTGGGAGCGGACACCCTCGTTCCTTGGATTTGACGTCTGGTCGGTCGATACGGCCGAATTTCGGCCCCCCGACGCAGTTGAGGCAATCTTCGAGCGCCTGGGACTCCAGCCAGTGAACGTCTTCGAACGAGAGCGCCGTCCGCGGGATTTCGATGTCGACTCGTATACCGTCCCCCGGTCGAACTGGTACGATGGTCCCGCCGAAGGCGTGGTTATCCGAAACAAACGAGGGCACCGCGCAAAGCTACTCCATCCTGACTATCGAGAAGTCGACGAAACGGTTTCCGTCGATGCAACGGCGGCGGAACTCGCGGCGAAATATGCGACTCGTCGGCGCTTCGAGAAACTCGCAGCCAAACTCACGGATCGAGGGCGACCCGTAACCGTCGAATCGCTGTACGAACTGGCCCTCGAGGATATTCTGCGCGAGGCACACAAACAACTGCACCACAGCGAGGGGGCTGCAGAATCGGAGACGTTCCGCTCCGAGGTGGCCGCACTGACACGAGAATTTCTCGAAGAGCGAAACGGCGAATCGCGGTCGCAAGCGCAGGACCGTTCGTCGCGGTGA
- a CDS encoding PKD domain-containing protein — MKPTRRNLIRTAAALTAGLAGANTVSGAQSPPAWDPETVYTAGDRVTHQGVVWEAKWWVRGNEPGTGGQWGPWKRAGDGTADPEPEPPNGPTATFTVSEQSPEPGQEITVDASESVGDLETFDWSLGDESEATGEAVTHGFESAGDYTVELTVTDTTGQTDSDSVVVSVEPADSSQPADPGRIPDSVFAPYHHVSTARDTALTEWADQAGTKYFHLAFILGTGDGTPAWDGNPNLAVGESPFGDQIRDLQSQDGQVVLSFGGATGNYLASDYDDPAALADTFESIVDEYNCPYLDVDDEAPDPNVVDRRNRALAILQDRRPEVHVSYTVRTRVNGIADTEIVTNAIDNGVDIEFVNLMTMNWGWVRTSAEHCIQCAEGTLSQLQEWLPDRSDAELYDMIGITPMIGVQNSGGPFRPADANEVRDYAEKNDIGLLSFWSVERDRPGDGLSGVHSGIDQDPFEFSEAFNDFTSTSG; from the coding sequence ACCAGGGAGTGGTCTGGGAGGCCAAGTGGTGGGTCCGCGGTAACGAGCCGGGTACCGGTGGCCAATGGGGGCCCTGGAAACGGGCCGGCGATGGAACCGCTGACCCTGAACCCGAACCGCCGAACGGACCGACCGCTACGTTCACCGTCAGTGAACAGTCTCCCGAACCAGGTCAGGAAATCACGGTCGACGCGAGCGAATCGGTGGGCGACCTCGAGACGTTCGACTGGTCTCTCGGCGACGAGTCCGAGGCGACCGGCGAGGCCGTCACCCATGGCTTCGAGTCGGCTGGTGACTACACCGTCGAACTGACCGTTACCGATACCACCGGGCAGACGGACTCCGATTCGGTTGTCGTCTCAGTCGAACCAGCCGATTCGTCGCAACCGGCAGACCCGGGTCGTATACCCGACAGCGTGTTCGCCCCCTATCACCACGTGAGTACTGCTCGGGACACGGCGCTCACCGAGTGGGCTGATCAGGCCGGAACGAAGTACTTCCATCTGGCGTTCATTCTGGGGACCGGCGATGGGACGCCCGCCTGGGACGGGAATCCCAACCTGGCCGTCGGCGAGAGTCCGTTCGGGGACCAGATTCGCGACCTCCAGTCGCAGGACGGACAGGTCGTCCTCTCCTTCGGCGGTGCGACGGGTAACTACCTCGCTTCCGATTACGACGATCCGGCTGCGCTCGCCGACACGTTCGAGTCCATCGTCGACGAGTACAACTGTCCGTACCTCGACGTCGACGACGAGGCGCCCGATCCGAACGTCGTGGACCGGCGAAATCGCGCGCTTGCGATCCTGCAGGACCGCCGTCCGGAGGTACACGTTTCCTACACAGTTCGCACGCGAGTCAATGGCATCGCGGACACCGAGATCGTCACGAACGCGATCGACAACGGCGTCGACATCGAGTTCGTCAACCTGATGACGATGAACTGGGGCTGGGTCCGAACCAGTGCCGAACACTGTATCCAGTGTGCCGAGGGGACCCTCAGTCAGCTCCAGGAGTGGCTTCCCGACAGGTCGGACGCGGAACTGTACGATATGATCGGCATCACGCCGATGATCGGCGTTCAGAACTCCGGCGGCCCGTTCCGCCCGGCCGACGCCAACGAAGTCCGCGACTACGCCGAGAAAAACGACATCGGGCTCCTGTCGTTCTGGTCGGTCGAACGTGACAGACCCGGCGACGGACTGTCCGGCGTCCACAGCGGGATCGATCAGGACCCGTTCGAGTTCTCCGAGGCGTTCAACGACTTTACCAGCACGAGCGGGTAG